The Lactuca sativa cultivar Salinas chromosome 2, Lsat_Salinas_v11, whole genome shotgun sequence genome includes a window with the following:
- the LOC111921750 gene encoding trihelix transcription factor ASIL2-like, whose translation MEDDEEIQSHPSAGSGSPSSPRSNRRITVTVATAAPPQNTLTLALPIQQPRTVGGGGGGGGGGGGGGGGGGGREDCWSEGATAVLIDAWGERYLELSRGNLKQKHWKEVADIVSSREDYLKAPKTDIQCKNRIDTVKKKYKLEKAKIASGGGPSTWSFYDRLDQLIGPTATAKSGSSLLTTPPLRAVPMGIPVGVRSAPVQSLRLKQQQERQQQLLQQQQQQQQQLQQQRKRLRPPPAYSDSSESEPEASPDSPESDSYEQKRPRVPLPFNANSNSTTRQQQQDRGRGVGGREKNWGDSVRELTRAIMKFGEAYEQAESSKLQQMVEMQKQSMKFAKELELQRMQFFMKTQLELSQLKHSRKGVGNNTTNHHHSHNHNNTHNHHNSSNHNTINSNNNNHSDDSNN comes from the coding sequence ATGGAAGACGACGAAGAAATCCAGTCACATCCATCCGCAGGATCTGGATCTCCGAGTTCGCCGCGTTCTAATCGCCGGATAACCGTCACGGTGGCTACCGCTGCGCCTCCTCAGAATACCTTGACGTTAGCGCTACCGATACAGCAGCCGAGGACCGTCGGCGGCGGCGGTggaggtggcggtggtggtggtggaggaggaggaggtggaggaggtcgGGAGGATTGTTGGAGCGAAGGTGCAACCGCTGTATTGATTGACGCGTGGGGAGAGCGGTACCTGGAGCTGAGCAGGGGGAATTTGAAGCAGAAGCACTGGAAAGAGGTTGCGGATATAGTTAGTAGTCGGGAGGATTATTTGAAGGCTCCGAAAACGGATATTCAGTGCAAGAATCGGATCGACACGGTGAAGAAGAAGTATAAGCTTGAGAAGGCCAAAATTGCGTCTGGCGGGGGGCCTAGTACGTGGAGTTTCTATGATCGGTTGGACCAGCTCATCGGCCCTACGGCCACCGCGAAGAGCGGTTCATCATTGTTGACTACTCCGCCTTTAAGAGCTGTTCCGATGGGGATTCCGGTCGGTGTTAGATCGGCACCTGTTCAAAGTCTGCGGCTAAAGCAGCAACAAGAGCGACAACAACAGCTACTtcagcagcagcagcaacaacaacaacaacttcaACAGCAGCGTAAGCGTCTACGCCCCCCTCCTGCCTATTCAGACTCATCTGAATCAGAACCAGAGGCGTCTCCAGATTCGCCTGAATCAGATTCCTACGAGCAAAAACGCCCAAGAGTTCCACTTCCATTCAATGCAAACTCCAACTCCACCACGAGGCAGCAACAACAGGACAGAGGGCGAGGAGTAGGAGGGAGAGAGAAGAATTGGGGAGATTCCGTTAGAGAATTGACCAGGGCGATAATGAAATTTGGGGAAGCTTATGAGCAGGCTGAGAGCTCCAAGTTGCAGCAGATGGTGGAGATGCAGAAGCAAAGCATGAAATTTGCAAAGGAGCTTGAATTGCAAAGGATGCAGTTCTTCATGAAGACACAGTTAGAGCTGTCACAGCTGAAGCACAGTAGGAAAGGTGTTGGGAACAACACCACCAATCATCATCATAGTCATAATCATAATAACACTCATAATCATCACAACAGTAGTAACCATAATACTataaacagcaacaacaacaatcatAGTGATGATAGCAATAACTAA